Proteins found in one Venturia canescens isolate UGA chromosome 6, ASM1945775v1, whole genome shotgun sequence genomic segment:
- the LOC122412629 gene encoding lysophospholipase-like protein 1 codes for MASVISASRTIISNPTKKHTATLFFFHGSGSTGSDVEAWISSLITFKFRFPHIKVVYPTAPSQPYTPLRGMRSNVWFDRSAVAIGAPEIKSSIDFMCEAISELIEKEVANGIPLRRIVVGGFSMGGALSLHVAYRQKKSFAGCFVMSSFLNNNSLVYEALKTENGQSITPLLQFHGTSDDLVPLKWGVTTHNTLKSLGVKGTLKTIDNVGHELVREEIEQLKEWLANVVPEID; via the exons ATGGCATCAGTTATTTCAGCTTCGAGAACTATTATATCTAatccaacaaaaaaacatactgccacattgttttttttccatggttcag GAAGTACAGGCAGCGATGTTGAGGCTTGGATTTCCAGTCTCATTACATTCAAGTTTAGATTCCCTCACATAAAAGTTGTGTATCCGACAGCTCCGTCGCAACCGTACACACCTTTACGTGgcatg CGGAGTAACGTGTGGTTCGACAGAAGCGCAGTCGCTATCGGCGCACCAGAAATAAAATCCTCTATTGACTTTATGTGCGAAGCAATATCAGAGCTGATAGAAAAAGAAGTAGCGAATGGAATTCCACTCCGACGTATAGTGGTCGGTGGTTTTTCAATGGGTGGCGCATTGTCCCTTCATGTGGCTTATCGccagaaaaaatcattcgccGGCTGTTTCGTTATGTCTTCTTTTTTGAACAACAATTCTCTAGTTTACGAG GCTCTAAAGACAGAAAATGGACAAAGCATTACGCCAttgcttcaatttcatggGACGAGCGATGATCTTGTGCCATTGAAATGGGGCGTTACTACCCACAATACTCTCAAAAGCTTAGGGGTAAAGGGTACTTTGAAAACAATCGACAATGTTGGACACGAGCTAGTCCGCGAAGAAATTGAACAACTCAAAGAATGGCTGGCCAATGTTGTGCCAGAAATTGATTAA